In one window of Duganella dendranthematis DNA:
- a CDS encoding PepSY-associated TM helix domain-containing protein, with translation MTPIAVRRWAWIHKWSSLVCTVFMLLLCLTGLPLIYHHEIDHALGNAIEAPTMPASTPKASLDDVIAAGKALYPNKIAMYLSQEPDDASIWFLTMGDNPTDEKFKSIAIDARTAKVLGEPSFEGSFLGVMFHLHVDLYAGLWGKLFLGFMGLLLVIAIISGVVLYAPFMRKLEFGEVRRQRGPRVKWLDLHNMLGIVTLTWALVVGATGMINTWADLLLKYWQVTEMAEMIAPYKGTPAPTQLGSMQKSLEHAVAAEPGMKIGFVAFPGTPFTSPHHYGIFMRGDEALTSRLYKPVLIDAQTTEITDRRNLPWYLTGLLISQPLHFGDYGGAWMQFLWAALDVITIFVLGSGLYLWLKRGAPAPARASSPAAPVRREEDAPVLATEGEAQ, from the coding sequence ATGACACCGATCGCCGTCCGCCGCTGGGCATGGATACACAAATGGAGCAGTCTGGTCTGCACCGTGTTCATGCTGCTGCTCTGCCTAACCGGCCTGCCGCTGATTTATCACCACGAAATCGATCACGCACTGGGCAACGCCATCGAAGCGCCGACGATGCCGGCCAGTACACCCAAGGCAAGCCTCGACGACGTGATCGCCGCCGGCAAGGCGCTGTATCCGAACAAGATCGCCATGTATCTGTCGCAGGAGCCGGACGATGCCAGCATCTGGTTCCTGACCATGGGCGACAATCCCACCGACGAGAAATTCAAATCCATCGCGATTGACGCGCGCACCGCCAAAGTGCTGGGTGAGCCGAGTTTTGAGGGCAGTTTCCTGGGCGTGATGTTCCATTTGCATGTCGACCTGTACGCCGGCCTGTGGGGCAAGCTGTTCCTCGGTTTCATGGGACTGCTGCTGGTGATCGCCATCATTTCCGGCGTTGTGCTGTATGCGCCGTTCATGCGCAAGCTGGAGTTTGGCGAAGTGCGACGGCAGCGGGGTCCGCGCGTCAAATGGCTGGACCTGCACAATATGCTGGGCATCGTCACGCTGACCTGGGCGCTGGTGGTGGGCGCTACCGGCATGATCAATACCTGGGCCGACCTGTTGCTGAAGTACTGGCAAGTGACCGAAATGGCCGAGATGATCGCGCCGTACAAAGGCACGCCAGCGCCGACCCAATTGGGCTCGATGCAAAAATCGCTGGAACATGCGGTGGCGGCGGAACCGGGGATGAAGATCGGCTTCGTGGCATTTCCCGGCACGCCGTTCACCAGCCCTCACCATTACGGCATCTTCATGCGCGGCGACGAGGCGTTGACCTCTCGCCTGTACAAGCCGGTGCTGATCGATGCGCAGACCACCGAAATTACCGACCGCCGCAACCTGCCGTGGTATCTCACCGGCCTGCTGATTTCGCAGCCGTTGCACTTCGGCGATTACGGCGGCGCGTGGATGCAGTTCCTGTGGGCGGCGCTGGATGTGATTACCATCTTCGTGCTGGGTAGCGGGCTGTATCTGTGGCTGAAGCGCGGCGCGCCGGCGCCGGCCCGTGCAAGCAGTCCCGCCGCACCTGTGCGCCGTGAAGAGGATGCACCTGTCCTGGCGACGGAAGGGGAGGCGCAATGA
- a CDS encoding TonB-dependent receptor: MQTLNLKLSPLALAAMLMVATAAQAQTDATTTAATGDEKVQSVVISASADASAAGLTKNFAGGQIARGGRVGLLGNVDMMDTPFNSLNYTAALIQDQQARSVADVLQNDPSVRVARGFGNFQELYVIRGFAVSSDDLAYNGLYGVLPRQFVASELLERVEVFRGANSFLNGAAPGGGGIGGSINLLPKRAGNAPLTEVTVGVESGGQGYAAADIGRRFGPEDRAGIRVNVARRDGDTAVDKEHRELNVASVGLDYQGRGLRLSADLGYQDNKLTAPRPAVTVAGGIALPKAPDSGSNWAQDWTHSNERDTFGTVRGEWDLGADSVAWAAFGARSGDENNSLSEPTVTATSGTANAYRFDNTRHDNVRTGEIGVRTKLRTGSIGHSISASASSYWLESKNAYAFSTFGGIATNIYSPIDVSAPPATFFTGGVLSNPGLTAKTIFSSYALADTLSMLDDKVLLTVGARDQTIKTDGYDYNTGISNAHYNESKVTPMAAIVYRPIKAVSLYANYVEGLQQGPTASGAGIDNTGTIFAPFVSKQKEVGVKYEVGTLGATAALFRTNQPSAYIENDHFGVFGEQRNQGLEMTVYGMPARGLRLLGGLTLLDATQRTTQDGKNQGKDVIGVPGTQLNIGADWDVPGVHGLSVNARTLYTSSQYADGANTQELPSWTRLDLGASYATHILDRNVTFRARVDNVTDKSYWASAGGYPGSGYLILGAPRTFSLSATVGF, from the coding sequence ATGCAAACCCTGAATCTGAAATTGTCCCCGCTCGCCCTCGCCGCCATGCTGATGGTCGCTACGGCTGCGCAAGCGCAAACCGACGCTACCACTACCGCCGCCACCGGCGATGAAAAAGTGCAGTCGGTCGTGATCAGCGCTTCGGCTGACGCATCGGCGGCCGGCCTGACCAAGAATTTCGCCGGCGGTCAGATCGCACGCGGCGGGCGCGTCGGCCTGCTGGGCAATGTCGACATGATGGACACGCCGTTTAACTCGCTGAACTACACCGCTGCCCTGATCCAGGACCAGCAGGCGCGCAGCGTCGCGGACGTGCTGCAGAACGATCCATCGGTGCGCGTGGCGCGCGGCTTCGGCAATTTCCAGGAACTGTATGTGATTCGCGGCTTCGCCGTCAGCTCCGACGATCTCGCCTACAACGGCTTGTATGGCGTGCTGCCGCGCCAGTTCGTCGCATCCGAACTGCTGGAGCGCGTGGAAGTCTTCCGCGGCGCGAACTCCTTCCTCAACGGCGCAGCGCCGGGCGGCGGCGGCATCGGCGGTTCGATCAACCTGCTGCCTAAACGCGCAGGCAACGCGCCACTGACCGAAGTGACGGTCGGCGTCGAAAGCGGCGGCCAGGGTTACGCTGCCGCCGATATCGGCCGCCGCTTTGGTCCGGAAGACCGCGCCGGCATCCGCGTCAACGTCGCCCGCCGCGACGGCGACACCGCCGTCGACAAAGAACACCGTGAACTGAACGTGGCCTCGGTCGGCCTGGACTACCAGGGCCGCGGCCTCCGCCTGTCGGCCGACCTGGGCTACCAGGACAACAAGCTGACCGCGCCACGTCCGGCCGTCACCGTCGCCGGCGGGATTGCGCTGCCTAAAGCACCGGACAGCGGCAGCAACTGGGCGCAGGACTGGACCCATTCGAATGAACGCGACACCTTCGGCACCGTCCGTGGCGAATGGGATCTGGGCGCCGACTCGGTGGCCTGGGCCGCATTCGGCGCGCGCAGCGGCGACGAAAACAACAGCCTGTCCGAACCGACCGTCACCGCCACCAGCGGCACCGCCAACGCCTACCGCTTCGATAACACGCGCCACGACAACGTGCGCACCGGCGAAATCGGCGTGCGCACGAAACTGCGCACCGGCAGCATTGGCCACAGCATCAGCGCCAGCGCGTCGAGCTACTGGCTGGAGTCGAAGAACGCCTACGCGTTCAGCACCTTTGGCGGCATTGCCACCAACATCTACAGCCCGATCGACGTCAGCGCGCCGCCAGCCACCTTCTTCACCGGCGGCGTGTTGAGCAATCCGGGCCTGACCGCCAAGACCATCTTCAGCAGCTATGCGCTGGCCGATACGCTGTCGATGCTGGACGATAAAGTGCTGCTGACCGTCGGCGCGCGTGACCAGACCATCAAGACCGACGGTTACGACTACAACACTGGCATCAGCAACGCGCATTACAACGAGAGCAAAGTCACACCGATGGCCGCCATCGTCTACCGTCCGATCAAAGCCGTGTCGCTGTATGCGAACTATGTCGAAGGTCTGCAGCAAGGTCCTACCGCCTCCGGCGCCGGCATCGACAACACCGGCACCATCTTCGCGCCGTTCGTGTCGAAGCAAAAAGAGGTCGGCGTGAAGTATGAAGTCGGCACGCTGGGCGCGACCGCCGCGCTGTTCCGCACCAACCAGCCTTCCGCGTACATTGAAAACGACCACTTCGGCGTGTTCGGCGAACAGCGCAACCAGGGTCTGGAAATGACCGTGTACGGCATGCCTGCGCGCGGCCTGCGCCTGCTGGGCGGCCTGACGCTGTTGGACGCAACGCAGCGCACCACGCAGGACGGCAAAAACCAGGGCAAAGACGTGATCGGCGTGCCGGGCACGCAGCTGAACATCGGCGCCGACTGGGATGTGCCGGGCGTGCATGGCCTGAGCGTGAATGCGCGTACGCTGTATACCTCGTCGCAATACGCTGACGGCGCCAACACGCAGGAACTGCCATCGTGGACCCGCCTGGATCTGGGCGCCAGCTACGCCACCCACATCCTGGACCGCAATGTGACCTTCCGCGCACGCGTGGATAACGTCACCGACAAGAGCTACTGGGCTTCGGCTGGCGGGTACCCAGGTTCGGGCTACCTGATCCTGGGCGCACCGCGCACCTTCTCGCTGTCGGCGACGGTCGGCTTCTAA
- a CDS encoding DUF2799 domain-containing protein: MKTIVRLIPVILLLAGCQSTQQRIADCKVGDWTAIGHKDGLLGEPANYADRKDFCDDHADKPAAADAAARYTAGWAQGNWDAWYLLGEQDGVQGQQPQFEQRSNNDDVRKHKTPLNRPAYDGGWANGNSTHWRNAGQRDGASGQPSTQKDISRANAAAAQLRFDDAAYADGWRAGNRTFWSDAGYSDARSGIPDSEFRNRATAARRAGVDVQEESYRTAWNAEIVNYWRNLGTQDATSGKEFGTRGREAKAKGLKIYEQEYRQAWEARLIEYWRATGAADGYGQPFLLEDRINHASRDGVFAIPGTRDAYTNAWRQENARYCVPDNAFERGRTNTGMAVEVCAPAVKNQLKHAYVSGQDYEITAVKYRQAVADANDLANRARDARNRLGKLEREIRANQEAKDRPANDETAKQDRRREQERRELNDYLQRVERQLDDARRWAERHDLQMQRLRREIY; the protein is encoded by the coding sequence ATGAAAACCATCGTACGCCTGATTCCCGTGATTCTGCTGCTGGCCGGATGCCAGTCCACCCAACAGCGGATTGCCGATTGCAAGGTCGGCGACTGGACCGCCATTGGCCATAAGGATGGCTTGCTGGGCGAGCCGGCCAACTACGCCGACCGCAAGGACTTCTGCGACGATCACGCCGACAAGCCGGCTGCCGCCGATGCCGCCGCGCGCTACACGGCCGGCTGGGCGCAAGGTAACTGGGACGCGTGGTACCTCCTCGGCGAACAGGATGGCGTGCAGGGACAGCAGCCGCAGTTTGAACAGCGCTCCAACAATGACGACGTCCGCAAGCACAAAACGCCGCTGAATCGTCCTGCCTACGATGGCGGCTGGGCCAACGGTAACTCCACTCATTGGCGCAATGCCGGTCAACGCGATGGCGCGAGCGGCCAGCCGTCCACGCAAAAGGACATCAGCCGCGCCAATGCGGCCGCCGCGCAGCTGCGGTTTGACGATGCTGCTTACGCTGATGGCTGGCGCGCCGGTAACCGCACTTTCTGGTCCGATGCCGGCTACTCGGACGCCAGGAGTGGTATCCCCGACAGCGAATTCCGCAACCGCGCTACCGCCGCGCGCCGCGCCGGTGTCGACGTACAGGAAGAGTCGTACCGCACCGCGTGGAACGCGGAGATCGTCAACTACTGGCGCAATCTGGGCACGCAGGATGCCACCAGCGGCAAGGAGTTTGGCACGCGTGGACGCGAGGCCAAGGCCAAGGGCTTGAAGATCTACGAGCAGGAATACCGCCAGGCCTGGGAAGCCCGTCTGATCGAATATTGGCGCGCCACTGGCGCGGCGGACGGTTACGGCCAGCCGTTTTTGCTGGAAGACCGTATCAATCACGCCAGCCGCGACGGCGTGTTTGCGATTCCCGGCACGCGCGATGCCTACACCAACGCCTGGCGTCAGGAGAATGCGCGCTACTGCGTGCCGGATAACGCTTTTGAACGGGGACGCACCAATACCGGCATGGCGGTGGAAGTCTGCGCGCCGGCGGTAAAGAACCAGTTGAAGCACGCTTACGTCAGTGGACAGGATTACGAGATCACGGCGGTCAAATATCGCCAGGCGGTGGCAGATGCGAACGATCTGGCAAACCGCGCGCGTGATGCGCGCAACCGGTTAGGAAAACTGGAACGCGAGATCCGCGCCAATCAGGAAGCCAAGGACCGTCCCGCCAATGACGAAACGGCCAAGCAGGATCGCCGCCGGGAACAGGAGCGGCGCGAGTTGAACGACTATCTGCAACGGGTGGAGCGCCAGCTGGATGACGCCCGGCGTTGGGCCGAGCGTCATGACCTGCAAATGCAGCGCCTGCGCCGCGAGATCTATTAG